taggttttattttatttaattgcatgtttttctgcaatttctttcttaggaaaacttttaaaaataaatttgatgagtaaatatagttttaaaatgatttttctagtatcggttagtttttgagaaattaagagcgtatatcggatgtgggacccgctagtgcggaaagttcggtaaaattcggccaattaggttaagtgttggataccgggtttattttagcaggtgttaagagataattagaggatatcATTTGGATGAGTgttgaggaaacaaaaggatagcttagcatttaatgaaagtgacaagtgtcacttgaagATTAATTCTTACTTGTTGAACACTATTCatgactttaccaaataaatcaaaattgactaaaattactCTTCATTTTCAAGCTTCATGGCCGAATATcttcaagggaaaagaaaggaaaaactctcaattttctagtctccaatcttgcccaatctttccattcaaccgtttaatcttcgaattactccataaaacctcttagtttggtgatattaaggttggttgtgaagttgtttggaaggctaaggtggttagttgcttcctttcttgcattttaaggtgagtatctaaggaactcctcttttgttcttgatgatgtttaattaatggcttgtggtagcctaagaggtgtttttgtgggttatttcatgattttagtgtgattgatgacatttttctatttattcatgaattttctgttttaagatgattactattgtgtggccatgtatgatggttggaaatgatttagaatgaagctagaatgtgtaaattgtggttgtttgcgaaaaatttccgtatttgacggaaaatttcagaagttagggtttcatgtaaCCCCATTCAGCCTGATACTCTTGTACCTAGTTAGAGggcgaattagccttgggttaaaacataaaagttttagggaatgatattttatagatgcctacaaaatttcaggccaatcgcaGCAACGTAgtctatgaaaagactgaaatacccctgctgccctgtttctgtccgaacttggtaatcagctttggtatttggttaatttgattgggaatgcgattgatttggttgtttatgtcttattaataaatatagcctggtatcttagctttcggatggctttggaatcacttgaattggacttaggtagcctgacttatgatgatttaaccagaatgcgatttattaacctgtttatgcggttctggtttggtatattgatcttttgacctagttgcactacaaattggactgagtggccttcttcaaaattctagccctatcttttagcttcaaaacagtGTATAGAGTacatccatccgatactcgtagtgtCAGTTGTGTCCAATACTCTTAATagcgtcaaaactgtttttaggtcttagagcttaacttgcatttccggattttccctaACCTACTCTAGTACCTATACGTTTAATTGAAGccttattttggtagtatgtggatttgggttatgacttgtaatcgagtctactatttgaatgttttaggacgtgacggtggttcaagacgctctttgggcggaagtgtatgaaatttcacttgcttgcttggtgagtatactactcacttgtttgtttacaatgtggctttgttatatttgaacttgatgccttgaaagcTTATTTGCACCggtgaaactgattaaagtgagagtgtacttgatcgccctcacccctttttgtattatatatgactgttaactgtggtacttgaatagtacatgaaatactggatttggtgtcgtatggacgagtatccaacggccattactattactactgagctcaaccccattggtagtcgattggatcgagccggcgagggcttggtcgtgaaaattgacgagccatagGGACTGTTATAtagaatcttgtagtatgagactctcgattccggtatactcgagtattaccaaatttatactgtttggagttcgggcccggtaggggtatgttgggtggaaggaatggaagtaaagtggagcctacggttggttactttgtaaacattgacggagggtcaatgaaatccgatcaagtatacaagcgaggaaagcggctcttgagagccgtccgtatccttttaaccatgttgtgaatgtgtgatcttggtttacttctttattgaacgttttatgcctatatgaacttggttgcttgagtgatagtatctcattgggcgtaagctcactctattccttttgttttccttacaggaatataaacacttttggaatgacttttgatagttggttgccgagttgagcttgttGTAACtatcttttgaatagctccttttgggcaaaaccctaagtgcattttgatccaaccaagtcgttgagttgtaatttgcaaaccgtacatgtacaaacttgttggataacttttgtatgctattttggattgtaaatgcttaatttcaagCTGTATATGTTttattgatgtttggttggatttcggacAGGTTCGgttttcaaacggcaaaagaaaaaaattttcggCGGGAAAAGCCAAAGGCaaatccggccgagaatccggccagaaattggccggattgctggccggattgccttgggaATTTTCGAATCCGGGCAGTTAGCCACTGCCTggtatccggccagattccggccggattctgccaTGCCTGGCACTATTCATGTCGCttccgattttcattttttattattttgtgattttgacttgtttaagcGCGCTTGTATGTTTCGGAACGTTTAGACCGTATTGAACtgtcccgttagtcctggcgagagttgggcaggcagtccgctaacccctttggttcgccttaggggaaggtggggctgtcacaacttCACCCTACAAAACTTAATTTGTAACCCCATATATTTCTCCAAGCTAATCATTTTACATACTTCGTAcaactaaattttttttgttttatagtATTTGTTAAATCCCAGTTCTAGAGTGGCCATCCAGCATTGCCTTTTCTTGACCAGAGATCATAATGCATTTTAGAGCTTACAGTAAAGATATGGAGTGTCATTCCTAACTTTTGGATTTAAATAAATGATCTTGGAGAATAAGATCAAAAGTCACGAAATAGATCTTACCCTGGCTCTCATGGCAATAGCACGTCCCCGTCCAACGCCAAGTGCTGAACCCTTGCCCTTCAAAAGATAATATAAAAAGTGTAAGTAGAGTTGTTATCGTCACAAATACACTCTAATACACATGGGCAAACTGGGAAAGCACCTTGATTCTAGCTTCTAGACGTTTGAACATTGGAGCATTCTTAAGCATATCGGGAATCACCATAAACCtgataaaaatttgttttacCCGTAATCAGAACTCAGAAAGCAGTTGAGAGAATCAGAAAATATTTTATATTACAGTTTTTGTACCTGACTTTGCTTCCTCGAATGAAAACTTGCTCAAGTTGTGATACCTTGCCATCCGATAAAGATACAGACCAAAATTAGTCTTCCACAAGACTAAAAAAAGCCAAAAGGGCACAACATAACATCTTAATCCAATGAAACTCTCTCTACTAGGcagtcaaaaacaactaaagTCTTGAAGCTAATTTGCTTCAGTTCAGAGGTTCAAAAAAGAAGATATCAGGATTGAGGCGGCTAAAGATGTATATTATATCAGTGCTTCAAAGATCCATGAAAGGATAAGAGACTGTTTAGAAGCTATcaacaattcaaaaagagatCTTACATTCTGTAACCATTGATGTAGAAGAAATTATATGGCACTGGAAGTAATTGCTAATGAATGTCAAAAATGACAGGTCCAATCTCAATGAAATTATCAAGGGAGGAATACTCTTAAAACCAGCTGTTAGTTAAAATAAGTATGATAAATGAGCATCCACAGGTCAAAAAGTTCCTTACAACCC
This window of the Coffea eugenioides isolate CCC68of unplaced genomic scaffold, Ceug_1.0 ScVebR1_3508;HRSCAF=4731, whole genome shotgun sequence genome carries:
- the LOC113758030 gene encoding small nuclear ribonucleoprotein SmD3b-like; its protein translation is MSRSLGIPVKLLHEAAGHIVTVELKSGELYRGSMVECKDNWNCQFENITFTTKDGKVSQLEQVFIRGSKVRFMVIPDMLKNAPMFKRLEARIKGKGSALGVGRGRAIAMRARVRSIS